One Lacipirellulaceae bacterium DNA window includes the following coding sequences:
- a CDS encoding SDR family NAD(P)-dependent oxidoreductase encodes MSRRLIADSRVLITGASSGIGAALARTLVEKRARVILLARRHDRLEQLANQLSAESSAQIDLVVGDVTELEVRERAIETVRERWGELDILVNNAGVSAHGRFEEHSAETFRQIMEVNLFAAAELTRLAVPLLRDGRNPTVVNVSSILGHRGAPLNSEYSASKFALRGWSEALRAELASDGINVMLVSPGTTETNFFDSLIEKNGKLPWGERKGITPEVVAQQIVAGIEKGRREIFPNWRGHLMVAANRLAPGLVDRVMKKYGSQAAPAAKPPVEKARRARTAPLE; translated from the coding sequence ATGTCGCGTCGTCTCATTGCTGATAGCCGGGTTCTCATTACGGGTGCTTCCAGTGGAATCGGTGCCGCTTTGGCACGTACGCTGGTTGAAAAGCGAGCTCGCGTCATTCTTTTAGCTCGCCGGCACGACCGGTTGGAGCAACTGGCAAACCAACTCTCTGCTGAGTCCTCCGCTCAGATCGATCTCGTGGTGGGTGACGTGACCGAGTTGGAAGTTCGCGAGAGGGCTATCGAGACGGTTCGCGAGCGTTGGGGTGAGCTCGACATTCTGGTCAACAACGCGGGAGTCAGTGCGCATGGAAGGTTCGAGGAACACTCCGCTGAGACGTTTCGCCAGATTATGGAGGTCAACCTCTTTGCAGCAGCAGAGCTTACCAGGTTGGCAGTGCCGTTGTTACGTGACGGTCGGAACCCAACGGTTGTGAATGTCAGCTCGATCTTAGGACATCGCGGGGCACCTCTGAATAGTGAATACTCGGCCAGCAAGTTTGCCCTCCGTGGATGGAGCGAAGCGCTGCGTGCGGAGCTCGCTAGCGACGGCATCAACGTCATGCTGGTCAGTCCGGGCACAACGGAAACGAACTTTTTCGATTCCTTAATCGAAAAGAACGGCAAGCTACCTTGGGGCGAGCGGAAAGGGATAACCCCCGAAGTGGTTGCTCAACAAATCGTGGCGGGTATTGAAAAGGGACGACGCGAAATCTTCCCCAACTGGCGTGGCCATCTGATGGTAGCGGCAAATCGTTTGGCCCCGGGCCTCGTTGATCGAGTGATGAAAAAGTACGGCAGTCAAGCGGCCCCTGCAGCGAAACCACCAGTGGAGAAAGCGCGACGAGCAAGGACGGCCCCTCTTGAATGA
- the hflX gene encoding GTPase HflX, protein MSTPLDRNQSVDSESAILVGVLLPEHDSIEQPLEELSGLVETAGAEIVGKLTQNRQAPDKTTYLGQGKVEELHTVVKATDADVVVFDNDLSPAQVRNLEQTLGVKVLDRTEVILDIFSSRAQTLEARLAVELAQLEYSLPRLKRMWTHLSRMKMGVGMRGPGEKQLETDRRLVEKRIRDLKRDLDQILKRKEREVEARKDRMTVSLVGYTNAGKSTLMNALTESDVLAEDKLFATLDTRTRRWRLPGWGPVLLSDTVGFIKNLPHRLIASFKATLEEARQADLLIHVADASNPAVIEQIEAVYAVLKELEIEEKDTLLVLNKVDQLSSSMALEALRNRYPNAVTISAKSGEGLDGFAQAVSAALSSDFLDLEVEVPISDGRTTAFLAKFGDVKSQTFTEETTTVHCRLAKKYLGPLRDTPEIVIRERQAAAQTAANPQAERDPVGEVA, encoded by the coding sequence GTGTCTACACCGCTTGATCGCAACCAAAGTGTCGATAGTGAGTCGGCCATTCTAGTCGGAGTCTTGCTCCCTGAGCATGATTCTATCGAGCAGCCCCTGGAAGAGCTTTCGGGCCTTGTCGAAACCGCTGGAGCTGAGATTGTCGGCAAGCTCACGCAGAATCGCCAAGCTCCTGATAAGACCACCTACCTCGGTCAGGGCAAGGTGGAAGAGCTACACACCGTTGTGAAGGCGACCGATGCAGATGTGGTGGTCTTTGACAACGACCTCTCACCCGCTCAAGTACGCAACCTGGAGCAAACCCTCGGCGTCAAGGTGCTGGACCGCACCGAGGTGATTCTTGATATCTTCTCCAGCCGCGCTCAAACCCTTGAGGCTCGCCTAGCGGTTGAGTTGGCTCAGCTTGAGTACTCGTTGCCGCGACTGAAACGCATGTGGACTCACCTTTCGCGCATGAAGATGGGCGTCGGCATGCGTGGCCCCGGTGAAAAGCAACTGGAAACTGACCGTCGGCTGGTTGAGAAGCGTATTCGCGATCTGAAGCGTGATCTCGATCAGATTCTCAAACGGAAAGAGCGAGAAGTCGAAGCCCGCAAAGATCGCATGACCGTCTCGCTGGTGGGCTACACGAACGCCGGTAAGAGCACGCTGATGAATGCTCTCACTGAGAGCGACGTTCTGGCCGAAGACAAACTGTTTGCGACACTCGACACACGCACCCGACGTTGGAGATTGCCAGGCTGGGGGCCTGTGCTGCTAAGTGACACGGTCGGATTCATCAAGAATCTCCCCCACCGCCTGATCGCCAGCTTTAAGGCAACGCTTGAGGAAGCTCGCCAAGCCGACTTGCTGATTCACGTTGCCGACGCAAGTAACCCGGCTGTCATTGAACAGATCGAAGCGGTCTACGCTGTACTCAAAGAGTTGGAGATTGAGGAGAAGGATACGCTGCTCGTTCTCAATAAGGTCGATCAACTTTCGAGCTCGATGGCCCTTGAGGCTTTAAGAAATCGCTACCCGAACGCCGTCACGATCAGTGCGAAGAGTGGCGAAGGGCTCGACGGGTTTGCTCAGGCGGTAAGCGCCGCACTTAGTTCTGATTTTCTCGATCTCGAGGTCGAGGTTCCGATTAGCGATGGACGGACAACCGCATTTCTTGCGAAGTTTGGTGACGTGAAGAGCCAGACCTTCACCGAGGAGACGACGACCGTGCATTGCCGGTTGGCGAAGAAGTACCTGGGACCGCTGCGGGATACCCCTGAGATTGTCATTCGGGAGCGCCAAGCAGCGGCACAGACAGCGGCTAATCCGCAAGCGGAGCGAGACCCTGTAGGAGAAGTTGCGTAG
- a CDS encoding glycosyltransferase family 2 protein — protein sequence MTDRPDNDSPMTDASEIKPVVTPMLSIVIPVMNEAPTLEKLHREIEEVSAKNGYLLQVIYIDDGSTDDSWKKIESIATADRRVLGIRFRRNFGKAAALSAGFDAAEGEIIVTMDADLQDIPAEIPRLLSKLEGDRKLDVVSGWKAERHDPWHKRWPSKVFNSLVGRLTGVKLHDHNCGFKAFRRDLIHEIRLYGELHRFVPVLAAARGFKVGETPVEHRPRTHGVSKYGIERIPKGLLDLLTVQFITRFGQRPQHWLGSVALLSLTLGMLGMLYLAIAWCVSRLPGYEPIHLHETAAMYYSLVAVLLGGQLLAIGFVAEMIASLVSRQRDSFSIAEHTNPNRDGQSVSHRESSRVGEGKMGDSPAAGGENE from the coding sequence ATGACTGACCGACCAGACAACGATTCGCCGATGACTGATGCATCAGAGATTAAGCCCGTGGTGACGCCGATGCTCAGTATTGTCATTCCCGTGATGAACGAAGCGCCGACGCTCGAGAAACTTCATCGCGAGATCGAAGAAGTCTCCGCCAAGAACGGCTATCTGCTGCAGGTCATCTACATTGATGATGGTTCCACAGACGACTCTTGGAAAAAGATTGAGTCCATCGCGACAGCGGATCGTCGCGTCCTGGGAATTCGATTCAGGCGGAACTTTGGCAAAGCGGCTGCGTTGAGTGCGGGCTTTGATGCTGCCGAAGGGGAGATCATCGTCACCATGGATGCCGATCTTCAGGACATTCCCGCGGAGATTCCTCGTTTGCTTTCAAAGCTCGAAGGCGATCGAAAGCTAGACGTTGTCAGCGGTTGGAAAGCTGAGCGACACGACCCATGGCACAAACGCTGGCCCTCGAAAGTATTCAACTCGCTCGTCGGACGTTTGACCGGGGTGAAACTTCACGATCACAACTGTGGTTTCAAGGCATTCCGTCGCGATCTGATTCATGAAATCCGACTCTACGGCGAGTTGCATCGCTTTGTCCCTGTGTTAGCCGCCGCTCGCGGATTTAAGGTTGGCGAAACCCCCGTCGAGCATCGTCCCCGCACACATGGCGTCTCAAAGTACGGCATCGAGCGGATCCCGAAGGGCTTGCTCGACTTACTAACAGTGCAGTTCATCACCCGCTTTGGGCAACGTCCCCAGCATTGGCTTGGTTCGGTGGCTTTGCTTTCGCTGACCCTCGGAATGCTGGGCATGCTTTACCTGGCAATCGCCTGGTGTGTCTCAAGGCTTCCCGGCTACGAGCCGATTCACCTTCACGAGACCGCTGCGATGTATTACTCGCTGGTCGCTGTGTTGCTAGGTGGGCAGCTTCTGGCGATTGGCTTCGTCGCCGAAATGATCGCCTCGCTCGTTTCCCGTCAGCGGGATAGCTTCTCGATTGCCGAGCATACGAATCCGAATCGTGATGGGCAGTCGGTTTCGCACCGCGAGAGCTCACGCGTTGGCGAAGGCAAAATGGGCGACAGCCCCGCCGCTGGTGGTGAGAACGAATGA
- a CDS encoding RluA family pseudouridine synthase has product MNELQVLYEDGPLLVVNKQAGLLTQAPRGIDSLEVQIAEHYRRRDGKSAEDKIYVGLIHRLDRPVSGAIAFTRHVRAARKLAKQFQDRTVSKTYWACVAGNVAEDEGTWTDYLHKRHGMAQAEVVTEDHPAAKYAVLYYRVRHRADNWTWLEIELETGRTHQIRIQAASRGHAVVGDSQYGSVVAFGPPELELRDRPIALHARELGFRHPMTDETMELTAPLPETWRQFEFAELAESFNDAKL; this is encoded by the coding sequence TTGAATGAGCTTCAAGTTCTGTACGAAGACGGTCCGCTACTTGTAGTCAATAAGCAGGCCGGCCTACTGACCCAAGCGCCCCGTGGAATTGACAGCTTGGAAGTCCAAATCGCCGAGCACTATCGTCGCCGCGACGGCAAGTCGGCGGAAGATAAGATTTACGTCGGTCTGATACATCGCCTCGATCGGCCTGTATCTGGTGCAATTGCTTTCACGCGGCACGTGCGTGCGGCCAGGAAACTGGCCAAACAGTTCCAGGATCGAACGGTCAGCAAAACCTATTGGGCTTGCGTAGCGGGCAACGTCGCTGAGGACGAAGGGACTTGGACGGACTACCTCCACAAACGCCACGGCATGGCACAAGCCGAAGTGGTCACTGAAGATCATCCTGCCGCCAAATATGCGGTTTTATATTACCGTGTTCGTCATCGAGCAGACAATTGGACTTGGTTGGAAATCGAACTCGAAACGGGTCGCACCCATCAAATTCGCATCCAAGCTGCTTCGCGAGGACATGCCGTCGTTGGCGACTCTCAATACGGCAGCGTCGTGGCATTCGGTCCCCCAGAACTTGAACTTCGAGACCGCCCAATTGCGCTCCACGCCCGCGAACTTGGATTTCGTCATCCGATGACGGATGAGACGATGGAGCTAACCGCACCGCTGCCGGAAACCTGGCGGCAGTTTGAGTTTGCCGAGCTCGCGGAATCTTTCAACGATGCGAAACTTTGA
- a CDS encoding L-threonylcarbamoyladenylate synthase translates to MRTALIDSPRKAVELICGGGLVAFPTETVFGLGVDATSDAAVRNLFAAKGRPSDNPLIVHVAEPSRWSDAAAELTPTAESLLDAFAPGPLTVVLPKRDTISTLVTGGLETVGVRVPNHPVAAEILRLADRPIAAPSANRSGRPSGTRWRSVLEDFEGRIDAVYREDGPSLGVESTVVDCTGSVARVLRPGAVTIEQIRNVLPNAEVTTAEMTTAAAGQATDAVRSPGTLHPHYQPQARVQLIDSPTEVDLSDGRRVAYCGLLPIEAAESLTLAAVFENVDAYAEAFYEFLREADRHEVSTVYVQMAPKEGIGHALRDRQRRAAGMN, encoded by the coding sequence ATGCGCACCGCCTTAATCGACTCGCCGCGTAAAGCGGTGGAACTGATTTGCGGTGGGGGATTAGTCGCATTTCCGACCGAGACCGTCTTCGGGCTGGGGGTGGATGCCACTTCCGACGCGGCGGTGCGGAATCTGTTCGCGGCCAAAGGGCGACCAAGCGACAACCCACTGATCGTACACGTTGCGGAGCCTAGTCGTTGGTCGGACGCGGCTGCTGAGCTAACTCCAACGGCCGAATCTTTGCTTGATGCGTTCGCACCAGGTCCGTTGACTGTTGTGCTACCGAAACGAGATACGATTTCAACGCTGGTGACGGGTGGACTTGAGACGGTCGGTGTGCGGGTGCCCAACCATCCGGTTGCTGCCGAGATTCTACGCCTCGCCGACCGACCGATCGCCGCCCCTTCAGCCAATCGTTCGGGACGCCCTAGCGGGACACGATGGCGGTCGGTGCTCGAGGATTTTGAGGGTCGGATTGACGCCGTCTATCGCGAAGACGGGCCGTCGCTAGGCGTTGAGTCAACGGTCGTCGACTGTACTGGCTCGGTCGCTCGGGTACTCCGCCCAGGTGCTGTAACCATCGAGCAGATTCGCAACGTGCTGCCAAATGCCGAAGTGACCACCGCCGAAATGACTACTGCCGCGGCGGGACAAGCAACCGACGCTGTTCGCTCGCCTGGCACCTTGCATCCGCACTATCAGCCGCAAGCTCGTGTGCAATTGATCGATTCGCCGACAGAGGTCGATCTCTCGGACGGACGAAGAGTTGCGTACTGCGGATTGCTACCGATCGAAGCCGCCGAGTCACTTACCTTGGCTGCTGTGTTCGAAAACGTCGATGCCTATGCGGAAGCGTTCTACGAGTTTCTTCGGGAAGCCGATCGCCATGAGGTATCAACCGTCTATGTCCAGATGGCTCCAAAGGAAGGCATCGGCCATGCTCTCCGCGATCGCCAACGACGAGCTGCTGGCATGAATTGA
- a CDS encoding PEP-CTERM sorting domain-containing protein (PEP-CTERM proteins occur, often in large numbers, in the proteomes of bacteria that also encode an exosortase, a predicted intramembrane cysteine proteinase. The presence of a PEP-CTERM domain at a protein's C-terminus predicts cleavage within the sorting domain, followed by covalent anchoring to some some component of the (usually Gram-negative) cell surface. Many PEP-CTERM proteins exhibit an unusual sequence composition that includes large numbers of potential glycosylation sites. Expression of one such protein has been shown restore the ability of a bacterium to form floc, a type of biofilm.): MLRYSSVLFCILVCLFSTSVARADTFTVAGFTFDDTLGPTQALPVPPTTVGDYVAFAFSAQFIPVSLEGNDFDINKTVGIQLIGSEPGQNNGGTSVELGDTTFRGGVELNWGGAAGVTNNEGDDFVVYENGSPNGPEAFMIAVRETGTATFTGFRYEFADDVVQVLPTAGTNIAQVLSTGFDLSDFGLPSGSTIDAIIASNMRPADRVDDVVGQGNVIVGGGSGFSPLTGPQGNGGTYNSNGFDPDLTYIGVIVDLPTNDPGDFIADGNVDGEDFLAWQRGESPDPLSAADLGAWQTNYGAAAATFAVPEPTSAGLLGLSTVILIFVRRERRR; this comes from the coding sequence ATGCTTCGTTATTCATCCGTATTGTTTTGCATCCTGGTCTGCTTGTTTTCGACTTCAGTAGCCAGGGCGGACACGTTCACAGTGGCTGGCTTCACCTTTGACGATACCCTGGGGCCAACCCAGGCGTTGCCGGTTCCTCCAACTACCGTAGGGGACTATGTGGCGTTCGCGTTTAGCGCTCAGTTCATTCCGGTGTCGCTGGAGGGGAACGATTTTGACATCAACAAGACGGTCGGCATTCAGTTAATTGGTTCTGAGCCTGGGCAGAACAATGGTGGCACCTCGGTCGAGTTAGGCGATACGACCTTTCGCGGAGGAGTTGAGTTGAACTGGGGCGGAGCCGCTGGGGTGACGAACAACGAAGGCGACGACTTTGTCGTCTACGAAAACGGATCGCCGAACGGCCCTGAAGCATTCATGATCGCCGTCCGGGAAACAGGTACAGCAACCTTTACGGGATTCCGTTACGAGTTCGCAGACGACGTCGTGCAAGTGCTCCCCACTGCCGGAACGAATATAGCCCAAGTGTTATCGACCGGCTTCGATCTGTCTGATTTTGGCCTTCCTAGTGGCTCGACAATTGACGCCATCATCGCTTCCAATATGCGGCCTGCCGACCGCGTGGACGATGTCGTTGGTCAAGGCAATGTGATCGTTGGAGGAGGTAGCGGCTTCTCACCGCTGACTGGACCCCAGGGAAATGGAGGCACCTACAACAGCAACGGATTCGATCCTGACCTGACGTACATCGGCGTGATCGTCGACCTCCCGACGAACGACCCCGGCGACTTCATCGCTGATGGCAATGTTGATGGCGAAGACTTCCTTGCTTGGCAACGGGGGGAATCGCCGGATCCGTTGAGTGCCGCTGACTTGGGTGCTTGGCAGACCAACTACGGGGCAGCGGCAGCCACATTTGCCGTACCCGAACCGACGAGCGCTGGCTTGTTGGGACTGAGCACCGTCATCCTCATTTTTGTGCGGCGTGAGAGACGAAGATAG
- a CDS encoding arylsulfatase, with amino-acid sequence MRTLIRSLVALVASFISFSEVWAETQQHPNILILYADDFGYGDLACQNPNSKIPTPTLDELASQGIRFTDGHSSSGICTPSRYALLTGRYHWREFHNIVGIFGGSKFAADRLTMPEMLQQRSYHTAAIGKWHLGWDWDAVRNHELKPMNAETKPCYGPNHFDWSKPIPDGPLAHGFDYYFGDDVINFPPFCWIENDRVTEPPTVMANSENWKPLREGNWETRPGPMVQGWDPYKRLPTITERAAEYCRQLKETKKPFFLYVAFPSPHAPIVPAEEFNDTSEAGAYGDYVVQTDDACRQILEAIESTGKSDNTLVIFTSDNGPERYAYERDRKFQHWSSAPLRGLKRDIYEGGHRVPFLVRWPGVIKPESVSSALVSQIDIMATLAEMLDFEIPNGQAEDSQSFLSVLTGKAASARSEHVHNTYAKKYALRYGQWLLIDHKDGYSKGKNTEWEQRHSYPEDDNQKTELYDLSKDLEQKVNLAQRFPERVEAMQERLAQIRANSDH; translated from the coding sequence TTGAGAACTCTTATTCGAAGTCTGGTTGCTCTCGTCGCTTCCTTCATCAGCTTCAGTGAAGTTTGGGCTGAAACTCAACAGCACCCGAACATTCTCATTCTCTATGCCGACGACTTTGGCTATGGCGATTTGGCTTGCCAGAACCCAAACTCGAAGATTCCTACGCCAACGCTTGACGAGCTTGCGAGCCAAGGGATTCGGTTCACCGACGGGCATAGCTCTTCAGGGATTTGCACACCCAGCCGATACGCTTTGCTAACGGGGCGTTATCACTGGAGAGAGTTCCACAATATTGTGGGGATCTTCGGTGGCTCGAAATTCGCCGCTGATCGGTTAACCATGCCTGAAATGCTTCAACAACGCAGTTATCACACCGCTGCTATCGGCAAGTGGCATCTTGGCTGGGATTGGGATGCCGTACGAAACCACGAACTGAAACCCATGAACGCCGAAACAAAACCCTGCTACGGACCGAATCACTTCGACTGGAGCAAGCCAATCCCGGACGGTCCGCTGGCTCACGGCTTCGACTACTACTTTGGCGACGATGTGATTAACTTCCCACCGTTCTGCTGGATTGAGAACGACCGTGTGACAGAACCTCCAACCGTCATGGCGAACAGCGAGAACTGGAAACCGTTGCGCGAAGGCAACTGGGAGACTCGCCCCGGCCCGATGGTACAGGGTTGGGACCCTTACAAGCGGCTGCCGACCATTACGGAGCGCGCTGCTGAGTATTGCCGTCAACTGAAAGAAACCAAGAAACCCTTTTTCCTCTACGTCGCGTTCCCTAGCCCGCATGCGCCGATCGTCCCTGCGGAAGAATTCAATGACACCTCTGAGGCAGGAGCTTATGGCGACTACGTAGTGCAAACTGACGACGCGTGCAGGCAGATTCTCGAAGCGATTGAAAGTACAGGCAAAAGCGATAACACGCTGGTCATCTTTACCTCAGACAACGGCCCAGAAAGGTACGCGTACGAGCGTGATCGCAAATTTCAACACTGGTCGAGCGCCCCACTCCGAGGACTAAAACGTGATATCTACGAAGGTGGTCACCGCGTCCCGTTTCTGGTGCGATGGCCCGGTGTTATCAAGCCGGAGTCAGTTTCCAGCGCATTGGTCTCACAAATTGACATCATGGCGACCTTGGCTGAAATGCTCGACTTCGAGATTCCCAACGGTCAAGCGGAAGACTCGCAGAGTTTTCTCTCAGTCCTCACGGGAAAGGCTGCGAGCGCGCGTTCCGAACACGTCCATAACACGTATGCCAAGAAATATGCTTTGCGCTACGGGCAGTGGTTGTTGATTGATCACAAGGACGGATACTCGAAAGGAAAGAATACTGAGTGGGAACAACGGCACAGTTACCCGGAGGATGACAACCAGAAAACCGAATTGTATGACTTGAGTAAGGACCTCGAGCAAAAGGTCAATCTGGCGCAGCGATTTCCTGAGCGGGTCGAAGCGATGCAAGAGCGTCTGGCTCAGATTCGTGCCAATTCTGACCACTAA